A window of Marinobacter halotolerans genomic DNA:
AAGCCTATCTGCGGGCGGAAAAGGCGTTTTTTGAAGGGCACCAGAAGGCCTTGGACAACGGTTGGGCGCCGGCCCCCTCCAGCCCGGAGCAGAGTGCTTGACAGAATGACCTATCAAACGTATGTTTGAAACAGACGTTTGGTAGAGGCGCTAAAAACAATATGGCTCAGTCAGATACAGTTGACCGGATACTGGATGCCGCGGAAGAACTCTTTGCGGAACGCGGATTTTCGGAAACTTCCCTTCGCATGATTACCAGTAAGGCTAAAGTAAATCTGGCCGCTGTCAATTATCACTTCGGATCCAAGAATGCCCTGATCCATGCGGTTTTCGCCCGCTTCCTGACGCCGTTTTCCGCCACTCTGGAAGACGCGTTCAACGATCTGGAAACCCGATGCGACGGACAGCCACCGACCCTGAATCAGACGCTGTGGGCGCTGACGGAAAGTGCGGTGCGAATGCCCCAGCGCAACGAGAATGGTATTTCCATTTTCATGCGCCTGCTGGGCCTTGCCTATACCCAGTCCCAGGGGCACCTGCGACGTTTTCTTGAGCAGGAGTACAGCCAGCCATTCAGCCGCTTCATGCGGTTGCTGAAAGAATCCACGCCTCAATTGTCGGCGGTTGATCGTTACTGGCGGATCCAGTTCATGCTGGGGGCCACGGCCTTTACCATGTCCAGCAGCGACGCGCTTCGGGACATCCTGCAGAACAAATTGGGGGTGGAAACCACCGTGCAGGAAATCGCCGCCCGCCTGGTGCCGTTCTTGGCGGCCGGCATGCAGGCTGAGGACCCGATGCTGATGATGCCCTCTGCCGGTAAATCCTCGGTTGCCTGAGCATTGCCCCCTCGGTTAGTCTTCGGCTCTGGTTTCTTTGCCGGAGGCTGACCGCCCATGCCGATGAATCCCGCCCGGGATGTCTACCCAGCCATTGAGATAAGTCTCGAGCGTCAGACTCTCACGCTTCGGGAAAATGCCGATGCCGAACCCAAGGTATTTTCGGTATCCACTGCGCTGAATGGTGCCGGCGAACAGAACGGTAGCGGCTGTACTCCCCGTGGCAGACACTATATTCGCGCTATGATCGGCGCTGGCCAGCCGCTGAACACGGTATTCGTGGGCCGGCGCCCCACCGGCGAGATCCTGACACCTGACCTGTCCGCACGATATCCGGAACGCGACTGGATTCTTACCCGCATACTCTGGCTCTGTGGCTGTGAGCCGGGCAAAAATCGCGTCGGTGCGGTCGATAGTTTCCGCCGTTTCATTTACATTCATGGCACGCCGGACAGCGAGCCAATGGGCGTTGCACAGTCCCACGGCTGTATCCGGATGAGAAACACAGAGGTTGCCCAATTGTTCAGCCGGGTTCGGGCAGGAACCCCCGTCCACATTATCTGAGTCCACCATCGAGGAAGCCGATGCTCGAAGAAACACCTCCTATTGTCGATACGCTTGTGCAGGACTGGAATCTGCTCTCGGAAAACTGGCGGGTCGGGCTCGTGGTTTTTGGCCTGGTATTCGGGACGGCTGCCGTCGCCTATATCGCCAGCTTTATTGTGCATGCTCTTGAAAAGCGTTTTCAGCGTTCCAGCAATCTCTGGGATGACGCGCTCCTGCATGCCGCAAGAAAGCCGGTGGTGGCCTTTGTCTGGCTTCAGGGGGTTTACTGGGCGGCCGAAGTTGCCCACCGATACTCCCAGGCGGAAGTGTTCAAGGTAAACGATACGATCCTGCGGCTGGGTTTTGTCTGGATTCTGGTATGGACGGTGCTGCGGCTGATCAAGGAAGGCGAGATCATCCTGTCGTCGCCGGTCAAGATGCAGAAGCCGATGGATTACACCACGGTTACTGCGGTCAGCAAGCTTTCCCGTGCGGTGGTTATCATTACCGCCGTGCTGATTGCGATGCAGTCCCTTGGCTACAGTATTTCCGGCGTGCTGGCTTTTGGTGGCGTTGGCGGTATTGCCATCGGCTTCGCCGCCAAGGACCTTCTGGCCAATTTTTTCGGCGGTTTCATTATCCACCTGGACCGCCCCTTCAAAGTGGGGGACTGGGTGCGCTCGCCTGATCGGAACATTGAGGGCACGGTCGAGCACATCGGCTGGCGCCTGACCACGGTCCGCACCTTTGACAAGCGCCCGCTCTACGTTCCCAACGCCATATTTACCACGATTGCCGTGGAGAACCCGTCGCGGATGTTTAACCGGCGGATTTCTGAAACGGTGGGCGTTCGTTACGCCGATGTGACCCAGATGGCGACTATTGTGGCCAATATCCGCTCCATGCTGGAAAACCACGACGATATCGATTCCGAACAGACCGTGATTGTTAACTTCAATACGTTTAATGCCTCGTCACTGGACATCATGATCTACACCTTCACCAAGACCGTGGACTGGGTCACTTTCCATAGTGTGAAGCAGGACGTGCTGCTGAAAATCAGCGATCTGATCCAGGAACAGGGCGCCGAAGTGGCCTTTCCGACACGGACGCTGCATCTGGCCGACAACGCCCGGGTGGAGCATGGCGGTGAACGGGGAGCGCAGGAAACAACCCCTGCGCACCAGTCACGTCAGGGTGAAAGCGCGGAGGCACAGAGTGATGACGAATAATTCAGCGGGCCCGGTGGGGATTATTGGCGGAACCGGGCTGACCAGCCTTGCCGGGCTGGAGATCATCGGGCAGCGGGCTGTCTCCACACCCTGGGGAGAGCCATCCTCTGCTCTGTCCGAGGGCGTGATTGATGGCCAGCCGGTGGTGTTTCTGGCCAGGCACGGGGACCCTCATCGTATTCCGCCGCACCGGGTCAATTACCGGGCGAACCTGCAGGCGCTATACGATGCCGGTGTGCGCACGGTGGTCGGGGTCAATGCGGTTGGCGGCATTCACCCGGAGATGGGCCCTGCCAGGGTGGTGATACCGGACCAGTTGATTGATTACACCTGGGGCCGGGCGAGCACCTTTTTCGAGGACAACCTGGAGCACACCACCCATATCGACTTCACTTACCCCTATTCCCAACCTGCCAGGAGGGTGCTGGTTGAGGCCGCCGGGGCTGTGTCGCTTGCGGTGTCAGATTTCGGGGTTTATGCCGCAACCCAGGGGCCCCGCCTGGAGACCGCTGCCGAGGTTCGACGGCTGGAGCGCGACGGCTGCGATCTGGTGGGTATGACGGGTATGCCGGAGGCGGTTCTGGCCGCGGAACTGGGTATGAACTATGTCTGTCTGGCGCTGGTGGTCAACTGGGCAGCGGGAAAGACCGATCAGATCATCACGATGGCCGACATTGAAGCGGCCATCGACGAGGGCATGTCCGGCGTCAGGAAGATTCTGGAGGCGTCGGCCCGGCCTCTGGGTTTGCTTTCTCACCCGTAAGCCCGAGTTTCAGAATCATCGGGGCAGCTGCTTCCGGTTCAATTTTCTTGAAGAAAATCAGCACGCCAAGCGTCGGTGAATCCAGAAGGTGCACTTCCTCACTGCGCATCCGGCGGGTTTCCTGGATCCAGGTCAACAGGTCTGCCCGAGGCCAGTTCAGGCCGGCCACCAGTTCTCTTTCCGGCTGAACCTCGTTTTCTGGAGCGATTGCGCCCGCGGAATTATCCGTCGTCGTTGCCGTTTGACCGGCTGTCGGGATGCCAGTGGGTTGTTTTTTGCCGGCAGGCTCGATCGGAATCTTCGGCGGTGCTGGTCGCGAGGGTGTCTCGGCGTTCAGGTCAACGCCGAGCAGGCTATCTCCGGCCGAGGCGGGCAGCCAGTGGTTCAACCGAACGTTGACATGAAGATAGCGCTGCCGGTCAATGGTTATCATCCCCTGAACGTCTGTATGCCCGGCGCCTGGCAGCCATTCGCCAGCGGTGACCCACATCGGTTTGCCTTTGAAGTCCGGTGGGAACGCCTGATACCAGCCTTCAGCCAGAAGCACACGATAACGGCCACTGTTCTCCAGTCTTTCCGCAGCCGAAGCCAGATGCAGTTCCTTGCGAGGCACCAGTTTCATGTTGGTGCGGGCGTTACCGGTTTCGTCGGTATGACGCAGGATTCGTTCTGCTTTGAGATTCGGCGGTTGGGGCAGACGGCCGGCCATCTTTTCGTTGATGGCGTCCGGTTCGATCTTGCGCTCATAAATCACAAGCTCGGCGCGGTAAAAATCCTCGGCCAGAGTTTTCTGAGCGGGAGTCAGGTTTTCCAGCGCGGCCGTTGAGTCCGCCCGGGAAGCCGTGGTGTCCTGCGCAACGGACGCGTTTGCAAACGCCAGAGAGGCGGCAAGCGTCAGAACCAGAGTTCTGGGGGTTGGTCTACCGGACGTCTGCAAAGGTATGGCTCCACTGTGTCTGTGATTCATTGGTTCATCCGGGCCGCGTTACTGGCTCTTTGCCGGGGCCAATTGCCCTAGCATCTCGGAAATGCTCTCGAGTTTACCACTGGTTGACGCATCCTTCAGCCGGAAACGGAAACTGTTGGCCCCCTCCAGCCGGTAGTCGTTGGGCGCGGATTGCACTTTTTTAACCAGAATCAGCGGGTCCACCGGTGTCGAGCTGCCGAATTCAAAGCCCGCCCATTCCTTGCCTGCGTCGACCTTGGTGATGCCCAGGGCTTCAGCGCGGATTCGCAGCTCGGATTGATGCATCAGGTTCTTTGCCGGTTCCGGTAATAAACCGAAGCGGTCGATCATCTCCACCTGAAGTTCTTTTAATCCTTCTTTGTTGTCCACACTGGCAATTCGCTTGTAAAGCATCAGCCGATTGTGGACATCCGGCAGGTAATCGTCCGGTATCAGGGCCGGAATTCGAAGGTTCATTTCGGTTCCGTGGCTCAGCGGTAGCTCCGCGTTTGGCGTGCGCCCCTCGCGAATGGCCTGGACCGCTTCGTCCAACAACTGCATGTAGAGCGTAAAGCCGATGCTTTCGATCTGACCACTCTGTTCCTCGCCCAGCAGCTCACCGGCACCACGGATTTCCAGGTCGTGGGTGGCGAGCATGAATCCGGCGCCCAGGTCCTGGGCTTCGGCAATGGCTTCAAGACGCTTTTTGGCGTCCGCCGTAATGGATTTCGGCGGCGGTGTCAGCAGGTATGCATAGGCCTGGTGGTGCGATCGACCGACCCTGCCGCGCAGCTGGTGTAGCTGGGCCAATCCGAACTTATCCGCCCTTTCGATGACGATGGTGTTGGCGCTGGGAATGTCGATGCCGGTCTCAATGATGGTGGTACATACCAGCACGTTAAAGCGCTTGTGGTAGAAGTCCGACATGATCTGTTCCAGTTCCCGCTCACGCATCTGGCCGTGGGCTACGCCCACCCGCGCTTCGGGAATCAGCCGCCGCAGATCTTCCGCGGTTTTCTGAATGGTGGCCACGTCATTGTGCAGGAAGTACACCTGACCGCCCCGCAGCACTTCCCGCAGGATCGCCTCCTTTACCATGGCCTCATCCCGCTGGCGCACAAAGGTTTTGACCGACAGGCGGCGAGCCGGCGGGGTGGCAATAATCGACAGGTCCCGCAGATGGCCCATGGCCATGTTCAGGGTGCGAGGGATGGGCGTAGCGGTCAGGTTCAGCATGTCCACCTCGGCCCGCAGGGCCTTCAGTTTCTCTTTCTGCTGAACCCCGAAGCGGTGTTCTTCGTCGATGATCACCAGTCCCAGGTTCTTGAACTTCACGTCCCCCTGGAGCAGCTTGTGGGTGCCGATGACAATATCGGCCTTGCCTTCCTCTATGGCCTGCATGGCCTTGCTGGTCTGTCCGCCACTGCGGAAACGGCTGAGCAGTTCAATACTGACGGCGGTGTCGGAAAACCGGTCGCGGAAAGACGCATAGTGCTGCTGCGCCAGCAGGGTGGTGGGCACCAGTACCGCCACCTGTTTGCCGGAATAGGTGGCCATGAACGCCGCGCGCATGGCGACTTCGGTTTTGCCAAAACCCACGTCACCGCACACCAGCCGGTCCATGGGCTGTTCGCTGACCATGTCCTCGAAGACCGATTCAATGGCCAGTTGCTGGTCCGGGGTTTCCTCGAACGGAAAGCCGGCGGCAAAAGCCCGGTAGGCTTCTTTCGGATCTTCAAACGCAAACCCTTTACGCGCCTCACGGCGAGCGTAGACATCCAGCAGCTCGGCCGCAGTGTCGCGGATTTTCTCCAGCGCCTTCTGTTTGGCGTTGCTCCAGCGGTCGGTGCCAAGCTTGTGAAGTGGCGCATGGTCCACATCCGAACCGGTGTAACGGGAAATCAGGTGCAGACTGGACACCGGCACATACAGCTTGGAACCGCCGGCGTATTCCAGCATCAGGAATTCGCTGGCTTCGCCTTCCACGGTAATGGTTTCCAGACCCCGGTAGCGGCCAACCCCGTGGTCGATATGGACCACTGGTGCGCCAATTCGAAGCTCCGAGAGGTCCCGGTAGCCGGAGTCATCTGCTTCGGTGGGCTTCTGGCGGCGCCGACGCTGGAGCACCCGCTCTCCGAACAGAGCCGTTTCAGTAATCAGTGTCAGGCGCTGTTCCGGCAAGACCAGCCCGAGCTCCATGGGGGCGATGGTGATGCCCAGTGAGCAGCCCGTCTCTGACAGGAAGGACTGCCAGCTTTCCAGGGTCTGCAGAGACAGATTCTGGTCCGCCAGAGTGTCAATCAGCGCTTCCCGGCGCCCGGAGGATTCGGCGCAGATCAGGACGCGGCCATCGAATTCCTCAAGGAACCGCTTCAGGCGACCGGCCGGGTCGGCGGCGCGGCCATCCATGGCGATGTCCGGCAGTGGGTCAGTCTCGCAATTCACCGCGCCGGCACCCGCTACAGACTCGGTTGTGGTGGTGATTCGCGGGTAGTGCTTCAGCTGTGCAAACAGTTCTTCGTCTTTCAGGAACAGCTCGGCTGGTGGCAGGATCGGGCGCATGCGGTCATGGCGGCGATCCTCGTAACGGGCCTGGGTGTCAACGGTGAACTGTTCTGCAGCGGTATGCAGCCCGTCGGCGGTGAAAACCAGGGTTTCCGCCGGCAAATAGTCAAAAAGCGTGGCGGTCTGGTCAAAAAACAGCGGCAGATAATATTCAATGCCCGGCGGCGTAATGGCCTGGCTGACATCCTGGTAGATGGGTGAATCTTTGTCTGCGTGCGGGAAAGCCTCGAACCAGCGATTGCGGAAGCCTGACCGGGCCTCTTTATGCCAGGGAAACTCGTTGGCCGGCAGCAGTTCGACTTTCTCGATCCGGTCAATGGAGCGCTGGGTGTCGGGGTCGAACGTCCGCAGGGTTTCAATCTCGTCGTCGAACAGATCGATCCGGAAGGGCCGGCTTGCGCCCATCGGAAAGATGTCCAGAATGGCCCCGCGAACCGCGTATTCACCGTGTTCATAGACGTTGTCGGCATGCCGGTAGCCGGCGGCCTCCAGCTGCATCCGCCAGGAATTGATGTCCAGGGACTGACCCACCTCCAGCAAAAGCGTGCTGCCCTGAAGATAGCTGACCGGCGGTAACCGGTGCATCAGGGTTCTCGCCGGCACAACCAATACGCCGTGGCGGGTCGACGGGAGTCTGTGGAGCGCGCGGATTCGACGGGACGTAATATCCTGGTGCGGCGAGAACAGATCGTAGGGCAGGGTTTCCCAGTCGGGCAGGGATAACAGTTCCAGGCCGTCCTCAGTGACGGCTGCCTGATCTTCCTCGGTGGGAAGGTCCAGATAGAAGCGCATGGCCTGCTCAAGCCGAATCGCCTCGTCGGTGTTTCGCGTGATGACGAGGGTCAGCCCCTGATGCTCGCGGGCAGTTTCACAGATGGCCAGGGCATCACTGCTGCCGTGAAGCCGGCCCCAATGCCGGTGGTCGGCGGGTTTTACCGGCGGCGTCGGGGCAATCAGCGCGGTTCCGGCTGTGGGCTTGGCACCATTGCTGTTTTCACCATTGTTCATGGGCAAACTGAAACTCCTGGTCTGGGTATCAAGCGCATGGCTGGAAGCCGGGCATTCTACCGGCACTACCGGGGTCTGTCATGGCTGGCCGAACTTATAGACTACGAACTCCGGGGCACTGCGTATTTGCTGTGGCGGCAATTACGTTGGATAATATGCGCCCTAATTTCCAGGTTCCAACAGCAGAGGTTCAAGCGTGAGTCACGAGCAGATCAATCAGCACCTGTCTAACTGGACGGAAAGAGAGTCCACTGCGGAAGCCATGATTCCGCTTATCGGTAGACTCTACCGTAAGAATAATGTGGTGACGTCCGTTTACGGTCGTTCCGTGATCAACCAGTCGGTGATCGACATTATCCGGGCGCACCGTTTTGTGCGTCAGGTTGAAGATAGTGAGCTGTCTGTTCACGACACACTGCCTATCCTGCAGATCATGGACAGCATGAAGCTGGGGCGTGGCCATGTGGATATCGGCAAACTGGCGGTAAAGTTCAAGGAAACCGGTGGAGATCTGGAAGACTTCCTGCATCAGGAGATCGGGCCGATTGTCGGGCAGTACGACGCACAGTCCGCCGAAGACGCCGAAAACGGCACCAAAGACGTGGTTCTGTATGGCTTTGGCCGTATCGGCCG
This region includes:
- a CDS encoding TetR/AcrR family transcriptional regulator; amino-acid sequence: MAQSDTVDRILDAAEELFAERGFSETSLRMITSKAKVNLAAVNYHFGSKNALIHAVFARFLTPFSATLEDAFNDLETRCDGQPPTLNQTLWALTESAVRMPQRNENGISIFMRLLGLAYTQSQGHLRRFLEQEYSQPFSRFMRLLKESTPQLSAVDRYWRIQFMLGATAFTMSSSDALRDILQNKLGVETTVQEIAARLVPFLAAGMQAEDPMLMMPSAGKSSVA
- a CDS encoding L,D-transpeptidase, yielding MPMNPARDVYPAIEISLERQTLTLRENADAEPKVFSVSTALNGAGEQNGSGCTPRGRHYIRAMIGAGQPLNTVFVGRRPTGEILTPDLSARYPERDWILTRILWLCGCEPGKNRVGAVDSFRRFIYIHGTPDSEPMGVAQSHGCIRMRNTEVAQLFSRVRAGTPVHII
- a CDS encoding mechanosensitive ion channel family protein, with protein sequence MLEETPPIVDTLVQDWNLLSENWRVGLVVFGLVFGTAAVAYIASFIVHALEKRFQRSSNLWDDALLHAARKPVVAFVWLQGVYWAAEVAHRYSQAEVFKVNDTILRLGFVWILVWTVLRLIKEGEIILSSPVKMQKPMDYTTVTAVSKLSRAVVIITAVLIAMQSLGYSISGVLAFGGVGGIAIGFAAKDLLANFFGGFIIHLDRPFKVGDWVRSPDRNIEGTVEHIGWRLTTVRTFDKRPLYVPNAIFTTIAVENPSRMFNRRISETVGVRYADVTQMATIVANIRSMLENHDDIDSEQTVIVNFNTFNASSLDIMIYTFTKTVDWVTFHSVKQDVLLKISDLIQEQGAEVAFPTRTLHLADNARVEHGGERGAQETTPAHQSRQGESAEAQSDDE
- a CDS encoding S-methyl-5'-thioinosine phosphorylase gives rise to the protein MTNNSAGPVGIIGGTGLTSLAGLEIIGQRAVSTPWGEPSSALSEGVIDGQPVVFLARHGDPHRIPPHRVNYRANLQALYDAGVRTVVGVNAVGGIHPEMGPARVVIPDQLIDYTWGRASTFFEDNLEHTTHIDFTYPYSQPARRVLVEAAGAVSLAVSDFGVYAATQGPRLETAAEVRRLERDGCDLVGMTGMPEAVLAAELGMNYVCLALVVNWAAGKTDQIITMADIEAAIDEGMSGVRKILEASARPLGLLSHP
- a CDS encoding CsiV family protein is translated as MNHRHSGAIPLQTSGRPTPRTLVLTLAASLAFANASVAQDTTASRADSTAALENLTPAQKTLAEDFYRAELVIYERKIEPDAINEKMAGRLPQPPNLKAERILRHTDETGNARTNMKLVPRKELHLASAAERLENSGRYRVLLAEGWYQAFPPDFKGKPMWVTAGEWLPGAGHTDVQGMITIDRQRYLHVNVRLNHWLPASAGDSLLGVDLNAETPSRPAPPKIPIEPAGKKQPTGIPTAGQTATTTDNSAGAIAPENEVQPERELVAGLNWPRADLLTWIQETRRMRSEEVHLLDSPTLGVLIFFKKIEPEAAAPMILKLGLTGEKANPEAGPTPPESS
- the mfd gene encoding transcription-repair coupling factor, which gives rise to MNNGENSNGAKPTAGTALIAPTPPVKPADHRHWGRLHGSSDALAICETAREHQGLTLVITRNTDEAIRLEQAMRFYLDLPTEEDQAAVTEDGLELLSLPDWETLPYDLFSPHQDITSRRIRALHRLPSTRHGVLVVPARTLMHRLPPVSYLQGSTLLLEVGQSLDINSWRMQLEAAGYRHADNVYEHGEYAVRGAILDIFPMGASRPFRIDLFDDEIETLRTFDPDTQRSIDRIEKVELLPANEFPWHKEARSGFRNRWFEAFPHADKDSPIYQDVSQAITPPGIEYYLPLFFDQTATLFDYLPAETLVFTADGLHTAAEQFTVDTQARYEDRRHDRMRPILPPAELFLKDEELFAQLKHYPRITTTTESVAGAGAVNCETDPLPDIAMDGRAADPAGRLKRFLEEFDGRVLICAESSGRREALIDTLADQNLSLQTLESWQSFLSETGCSLGITIAPMELGLVLPEQRLTLITETALFGERVLQRRRRQKPTEADDSGYRDLSELRIGAPVVHIDHGVGRYRGLETITVEGEASEFLMLEYAGGSKLYVPVSSLHLISRYTGSDVDHAPLHKLGTDRWSNAKQKALEKIRDTAAELLDVYARREARKGFAFEDPKEAYRAFAAGFPFEETPDQQLAIESVFEDMVSEQPMDRLVCGDVGFGKTEVAMRAAFMATYSGKQVAVLVPTTLLAQQHYASFRDRFSDTAVSIELLSRFRSGGQTSKAMQAIEEGKADIVIGTHKLLQGDVKFKNLGLVIIDEEHRFGVQQKEKLKALRAEVDMLNLTATPIPRTLNMAMGHLRDLSIIATPPARRLSVKTFVRQRDEAMVKEAILREVLRGGQVYFLHNDVATIQKTAEDLRRLIPEARVGVAHGQMRERELEQIMSDFYHKRFNVLVCTTIIETGIDIPSANTIVIERADKFGLAQLHQLRGRVGRSHHQAYAYLLTPPPKSITADAKKRLEAIAEAQDLGAGFMLATHDLEIRGAGELLGEEQSGQIESIGFTLYMQLLDEAVQAIREGRTPNAELPLSHGTEMNLRIPALIPDDYLPDVHNRLMLYKRIASVDNKEGLKELQVEMIDRFGLLPEPAKNLMHQSELRIRAEALGITKVDAGKEWAGFEFGSSTPVDPLILVKKVQSAPNDYRLEGANSFRFRLKDASTSGKLESISEMLGQLAPAKSQ